The genomic region TGGGGCCTACGACGAAAAACTCATAAGAAAAATTCCCGTGACAAGCAAAAGGGAGATGCAAAAAGCGCTTTCCGAGGCAAGGGCTCTTGCCGATAGGCCGTCAGAGAGAATTCCCATTCCGCAAAGAATAGAGATCCTCGAGCGGACCAGAGAGTTTGTCGAGAGAAACTACGACCGCATCGTAGCGGACGCAGCAGCAGAGGGAGGAAAACCTCTCATTGACACAAGAGCCGAGATTACGAGGGCCGTAAACGGAATAAAGGTGGCAACCGAGTCCCTCTCCAATCTCGGGGGAGAGGAAATACCCATGGGCTCAAACGCCGCTTCCCTTAACAGGATGGCATTTACTCTCAGGGAACCTATAGGGGTTGTGGTGGCCATCTCGGCCTTCAATCACCCTTTTAACCTCGCCGTTCACCAGGTGATACCCGCGGTGGCCGTCGGCTGCCCGGTAATCATAAAACCCGCGCTTAATACTCCCCTTTCCTGCCTTAACCTGCTTGAAGCTCTCTACGAGAGCGGTCTTCCGGAAAAATGGGCCCGCGCGGTTATAGTGGACGATACGCTCGCCGAAGCGCTGGCCACCGACAGAAGGGTCAACTACCTCACATTCATCGGCTCCGCCAAAGTGGGATGGCATTTGAGATCAAGACTCGCGCCGGGAACAAGATGCGCTCTTGAGCACGGAGGCGCGGCTCCCGTGATAGTAGAGCGTGACGCCGACATAGACGACATGCTTCCCCTTCTTGCAAAAGGCGGCTTCTACCACGCGGGCCAGGTCTGCGTTTCCGTGCAAAGGGTTTTCGCACAGAGCTCGGTAGTGAAAAAAGTCGCCAGAGGACTTAAAAAACTCGCCCTTGAGACAAAAGTCGGAGACCCGATGAGCGAAGAAACGCATATAGGTCCCCTCATAAGCCCGAAGGAGGTCACAAGAGTTCACAGCTGGGTAAAAGAGGCTTTGAGAAAAGACGGGGAGCTTCTTTGCGGAGGCGGTAGAATAGGGAAAACCTGCTACGAACCCACTGTAATCCTTAACCCGAGCCAGAACTGCAGGCTCTCGCGCGAGGAGATTTTCGGACCCGTCATAGCCGTTTACTCGTACGAGAAAATGGACGAGGCCATAGAACTGGCAAACAGTCTCCCCTACTCGTTTCAGGCGTCAGTATTCACCAAGAACATCGATACCGCACTTGAAGCCGTGAAGGAGTTAAAGGCGGCTTCGGTGCTTGTAAACGATCACACCGCATTTCGGGTCGACTGGATGCCTTTTCGTGGGGCCGGGCACTCGGGAATCGGAACGGGGGGTATTCCGTACACGATGCGCGAGATGACCCACGAAAAACTTATGGTAATAAGGTCATCCGCGGTATAAGAGGATTTTGGGAAAAGTTCCTGCCGGGACAAATTCATCCCGGCAGGAAAATAATATCGTTGCGTCAATAGAGGCTAGAAGCTGTACTCGTAAGCCAGGTAGTAATAACCGCCGTTAAATCCGAAAGGTGCCGAGCGCCGTGAGTAGGTGAAAACTCCCGGAGAATCGACTATAAGAGACCCATCGTGATCATATATTTTACCGCCCCTTGACTGGCCGATTTCGTTTTTGTCCGGCTTTACATCAAAAAGGTTGTTGGCCCCAACTTTAAGCGTGCCGACTTTGCCCAGTTCTAGACTAAGATTTGCATCGGTAATGTACTTTGCGCCATAAGTCTGGCTTTTTCCGCCGTCAACAACCGTATATTCTCCGTAACGGTGAACAGCAACCAGCAGGGATGCGAATCCTTTTGAATAAGACCCGGAAAGGGAGAACCGGTCCTTAGGCTGCCATTCTTCTATAATCGAACGGTCCTGCTCCGTAAAAAGCTCTTCGGGAAGGCCGAGCGGAAGATTCACGTCCGTGATCTCGGTTTCGTTTACAGTTCCGGCAAAAACGAGTGTTAAAGTAGAATTGTCGGAAAAGGAATGATCATAACTCGCGACCACATCCACTCCCTTGGTCGTAGTGTCCGCAGCGTTCATGAAGAACTGGCCCTGCTGCGCCCCTACGCTATCCCTTACCGATTGAGGAATGGCTTCATTGCCCTCGCTAATCCTTCCGCTCAGGATAATACGATCGTCAATCAGTATGTAATAGAAATCGGTTGTAATTGTGAAAGCGGGAAGCGGATTAAACACGAAACCGGCGCTGAAATTCCTTGAAGTTTCTTCTTTAAGCTCCGGAACTCCTATCATCCTCGCAAGATCACTGTCATTGCGGAAAGTGCCCACTTCAAACGCGTCAAATTCTCCTGTCTGCTCATTAAGATTGAACTGTGTCGAGACGTTGTTGAAATAAATCTGCTGCATGGAAGGAGCCCTAAAACCCGTGCTCGCGGAACCCCTAAGGGCAAATGAATCGGAAAGTCCGGCTCGGGCGGAGAGCTTTCCGTTAAAGGTGTTTCCGAAATCGCTGTAGTTCTCGTAGCGCACTGCAGGACTTAAAAGCAACATCTCCCCTACGTCAACCTCTGCGTCGGCGTAAGCGGAAAAAGCATCCCTCGCTTCCGAGAGCTCATTGCTAGGTTTGAAGCCTGGAAATACCTGTATTCCGGGAGACCCTCTGCCTCCAGGACCATCGTAGTCTTCGTATGAATACCGTTCGCCGGCTTCTATCTCATATTCCTCCCTTCTGTACTCACCTCCCCAGGCGAGATTTCCAAACGTAAAGGGAGCCGTGAAATCAAGATTCAGTGTATGCTGAAGAAGCTTCAGCTCTCCCGCATCGGCGGACAGTGGAATTGAACCGGTGTAATCCGCATCGGAGAGACATTGCTCCGCTTCACCGGTATGACACCTGACCCATGAGGCGTTATGGGAATCAGTGATCTCAAAGGAGAAAGAGTTTCCACCCACTACATAACTCGCGTCCATTTCAACGCTGTCGGTAAGGTTTCCCTCGAAACCCGCACCGAACGCGATATCATTTATGCTGGTGTTGATAAGAGGAAGAAAACCATCCGGATAAGCTGATCCGGCAGGGTTTCTGTCAAGCTGATTCGCCCTTCTGTAAAAACCTCCGCTCTCGTTTTCCCTCTTCGACAGGTCAAAGAAGCTGTAAATCTCACCGTCCATCAGGTCCACCGGCGCTCTCATGTTGAGCACGAAGCTTACGTGCGTGGAATCTGCGTCACCCACTCTGAACCTGTCCCTGTCAAAAACGCGCTCGGGATCGTTTACACTGTTGGCTGAAAGCGTCCGGGGACCACTCAGGCTTCCGCACGGGGCCGCATTTCCATCCGCATCAAGACATTCACTGCCCGGATACTGGATATCTCCCATTACCCCGGCCCTGTTGGATTTACTTCTGTCCCTTACTTCAAGGGTCGCATTAACGACGCTTTCCCCACCAAGCGAAAAACCCTTGTTTATGCTCGCCACAAGAGTTTCTCCGTCTCCTTCGTAAAGCTGTCCGGCAGTCGCCGTTATCTTGCCGTCGTAGCCGTCCTTAAGGACTATGTTTATAACACCGGATATAGCATCTGAACCGTACTGCGCTGAAGCACCGTCCCTCAGCACCTCGATTCTCTTTATGGCACTTACGGGAATCGTGTTCATGTCAACACCAGCGGTACCGCGACCCACGGAGGTGTTTACGTGTATCAGAGCGCTTTTGTGGCGGCGCTTTCCGTTAACAAGCACCAGAACCTGATCAGGCCCAAGGCCCCGAAGCGTGGCGGGACGAAGAGAGTCTGTTCCGTCGCTTATGGTCGAGCTCGAGAAATTAAAAGACGGTATGAGCTCCTGAATAATCCTTCCTACCTCGGTCTGGCCCGTCGCGACGATCTCCTCTTCGGTTATGACGTCAACGGGAACGGGGGAGTCTGAAACGCTGCGTTCCTCAAAACGGCTTCCGAGCACTACGAGCTTTTCGAGTTCAAAGGCGTGCGTCAAGGGACTTAGCAAACCTGAGACGAGCAACGCGGCAAGCCCCGCAATGATTCCTTTTCTCATCTTAATCCTCCATAACTTAATAATGCAGATTTTTGATTATAACACAGAACACAGCATAGTTTAAACCGTAATATTTCAGGAAAACGGAAAATTTAGAAGTAATGACAGTTCCTTGCAAATCCTAAGAAAAACCACCGCGGAGCAAGTGCGGACGATCAGGTTTCATTCAGGCACATGGACCTTCACGCCGTTTGAAACATAAAGACATTGCTTTATACTTTCAGCCTGATCATGGAAACGGACCTAATTCGAAATTTCTCCATAATAGCTCACGTCGATCACGGCAAATCAACTCTTGCCGACAGGCTTCTTGAGTTCACGGGCACTCTCAGCGAACGCGAGAAAACCGAGCAGTTCCTCGACAACATGGAAATAGAAAGGGAGAGGGGAATAACCATAAAGGCCCAGGCGGTAAGGCTGAAGTACAAAGCCGATGACGGCAGAACCTATGAGTTCAACCTGATAGACACCCCCGGGCACGTCGATTTCAGCTACGAGGTTTCGCGGAGCCTCATAGCGTGCGAGGGAGCACTGCTTGTGGTTGACGCCTCCCAGGGAGTTGAGGCCCAGACGCTTGCCCACGCTTACCTGGCCGCTGATTCAGGGCTTGAGATGATACCCGTCATAAACAAGATAGACCTGCCTTCCGCCGAACCCGAGAGAGTGAAAAAAGAAATAGAGGATATAGTCGGAATCTCCACCGAGGACGCCGTTTTGGCAAGCGCCAAGGACGGAACCGGCACGAAGGAGATACTGGAATCGATCGTGGCGCTCGTACCGCCGCCTAAGAGCCCCGAGGACTCGAGGCTCAAAGCGCTCATATTCGACAGCTGGTTCGACTCATACCAGGGCGTCGTGATGCTGGTGAGGATATACGAGGGAACGGTAAGGCTTGGCATGAGAATCAAGCTCATGGCAACCGGCAAAAAATACGAGGTGCGGAAGATAGGTGCGTTTGCTCCGCAGGCAGAGGAACTTGAGCAGCTCACGACGGGGCAGGTCGGATTCATAACCGCCTCCATAAAGGAAATCGGAGAAGCTGGAGTCGGTGACACGATAACGGATGCCGATTCCGCCACCGAAAACCCCCTCGAGGGATTCAAGGTCATAAAGCCCATGGTCTTCAGCGGGCTCTACCCCATAGACACGGGAGATTACGACAGGCTCAAGGAAGGGCTCGAGAAGCTCAAGCTCAATGACTCGTCACTTGTTTACGAGCCCGAGACGTCCTTGGCGCTTGGGTTCGGTTTCCGCTGCGGCTTCCTCGGGTTGCTTCATATGGAAATCGTGCGGGAGAGGGTGGAGAGGGAATTCGAGGTAAACCTCATAACTACCGCGCCGACCGTCATTTACAAGGCCGCCTATCCGGGAGGAAGGGAGGTGTACGTCGACAATCCCAGCGAGCTTCCGACCGGCGACCGCTCGGCCCGGCTCCAGGAACCTTACGTGTACGTCTCCGTTCACACCCCTTCGGATTACCTGGGGCAGATATTCGAGCTCTGCGAGAAAAGAAGGGGCATACAGAGGAACCTGAGCTACGTGACCGAAAACAGGGCCATAATCGAATACGAACTTCCCCTCGCGGAAATAGTCTACGATTTTTACGACAATCTAAAATCCGTCACCAAGGGCTACGCCTCGATGGATTACGAACCCGCCGGATACAAGGACTCAGACCTCATAAAGCTCGATATCCTGGTTAACGGAAACATAGTCGATGCGCTCTCGATAATCTCCCACAAGGACAAGGCCTACGAGAGGGGGAGAGGACTTATAGGAAAACTCCGGTCGCTTATACCCCGCCAGCTCTACGAGGTAGCCATACAGGCCGCAATCGGAAGCAGGGTGATAGCCCGCGAATCCGTGAAGGCGATGAGAAAGGACGTTACTTCAAAGTGCTACGGGGGAGACGTCACCAGGAAAAGAAAACTTCTTGAAAAACAGAAAGAGGGAAAAAAGAGGATGAAGCAGGTAGGAAGGGTGGAGATACCGCAGGAAGCTTTTCTGGCCGTGCTTAAAAACGACTGACTGCAAAGCCCCTCGAAAGGAAACTTCAGTCCATCGCCCTCATCATCATCTCCGTGATCACCCGCGTCGCGCCGCTTACCGCGTCAGGGTCGGTTCTCACGTTGATCACTGAAGGGAGTCCCGAGGAAAAAGCCCTTTCCAAGCCTGGGGTCAGGTCTTTTATGTCCTCTATCTTCTCCCCGTACCCGCCCATCGCTTTTATTATTTCGTGAAAATCGACAAAACCGAGGTCCACTCCCTGGGTCACCCCCGCGTCAGGATAGGTTATCTCTATCTGATGCTTGGTCATTCCCCACGCGGAATCGTTGCAGACCACAACCACAAACGGGATAGAGTGCCTCACCGCGGTTTCCATCTCCATGAAATTCATGGCCACGGCTCCATCTCCGGTCACGAGCGCCACGGGCTTTTCGGGAAAAGCGACCTTTGCCCCGAGGGCGAAAGGCACTCCGACGCCCATGCATCCAAGCGGGCCTCCCTTAAGGTAATGCCCAGGGGTTCTTACTTCGGATGAAAGGTCTGTCCATGACTGGCAGTCTCCGCCGTCAACCGCGATTACCCCCCCTCCCCCCAAGTAATCCGAAACAGTTTTTGCTACCGTGGCCGGGTGGATTCCCTTCGATTTGGAAACGGTCCGGCGAAACGCCGCGCGGGCGCGGGACCTTGAGGAACGGGCATCCTTCATCCAGGAACGAAAATCGAAGCTTCCCTTGTTTTCGCGGGCGTAAAGATTCGCCTTCGCGAGAAAAGAATCGAGATCGCAGACTACCCCGAGATCGGCCGGGCGGTTTCTCCCGATCTCCTCGGGATGGATATCCACTTGGACCGTTTTGGCCTCGGGGTTTATTGTGTTTCCGAACCCGGCGTAGATGCTGAGCCTTATGCCGAGAAGAATCACAAGATCCGCGTTTGCGCTTATCTCCCTGAATCCCCCGGGACTTGCAGGTGATGCCGCCCCGAAGCAGCATTTGTGGTTGTCCGGTAGGATACCTCTTCCCATGTTAAGAGTGAAAAAAGGCGCTCCAAGTCTTTCCGCGAATTCCAAAATGCTTTGCTCTGTACCCGAGTACCAGCCGCCGCTTCCGACAATCACAACGGGTCTTTTCGAGTCAGAAAGCAACCGGAAAAATTCCGAGATCTTGTGCTCGGGCGGTTCGCAGTCGGTATCCGGAACGGGAGCCCTTGCGGGTGAAGTCTCCTTTTCATCGCAACTGGGGTAAAGAACCTCGTAGGACATTCCAAGGTACGCAGGACCCGGCCTGGCAGAGATCGCGGCCCCGTAGGCGGCCGAGACGTACTCCTCGAGTCTTCCGACTTCGTAAACCGTTCTCGCCCACTTCGTAACGGGCCTTACGATTGCTTCCTGGTCTATTTCCTGAAGGGACATCCTGTCGTTCTCCTCGATCCCCGAACGTCCCGAAATCAGCATCATGGGAGAATTGGCAAGGTAAGAACCCGATACCCCCGTGAGGGCGTTCGTAAGTCCGGGACCCGCCGTCACAAGGCATATCCCAGGCACTCTCCTGAGTCTTCCGTAGGCATCCGCCGCCATTGCGGCTCCCTGCTCATGATGGGTGTCGACAAGCCTTATGCCAAGATCCGTACAGGCCCTGTAGACAGGGTTTATGTGTCCCCCTCCGAGGGTAAAGATGTCTCTCACTCCCAAGTCGTAAAGAGCCTTGGAAACCAGATATCCGCCCTGCAGTCTCGCCATGAGTGATTCTCCCTTAATCAAACAAACCATTATTTGGAGGGAAATACAACCTGGGGGAAACAAAAAAAATTCTTGAGTGCCCCCGGATGATGATTAATATGGAATTGCGGAAAGAGAAACAGGGACAAAAAATTTATTTAAACGGAGGTAAAGACAATGAAATACGCAGTGAATCTATTGGAGCCGGCCAACGTCTTTCGGAATTTCGCAAGCGCCTTCCCAAGGGTTTTTGATTCCGATGCGGCGGAGAGTGGGCGGAGTCCGAGAGTTGATATTTTTGACGACGGAAACAATTTCGTTTTATCGGCGGAATTGCCCGGGGTAAGCAGGGAAGACCTTGACATAGACGTAAAGGACAACCGGCTTACGATAAAGGGAGAAAAAAAGCTTGAGGACAAAACCGAGAAGGAAGGATATCTCAGGGTCGAGAGATCCTACGGACTGTTTGAGAGAAGCTTTTTTCTTGACGACAACATAGACAGGGAAAACATAAAGGCCGATTACAAAGACGGCATCCTGCGCCTCACCCTGCCGAGAAAACAGGACGAGCCCTCAAAGAAAATAGAAGTCAACTGACAAAAAAAAGGGGGGGGGCGCCAAACGACGCTCCCCCTTTACTCGTCTTCGCTAAAACACCAGTCCGCCTGAGTCGGAAAACCGTTCCCAAGGCTGCAGTTCCTCGGCCAAGAAACACTTTGGAACTAAAACTGAACACCGTTCCGCTTGCCCGTCACGCGCCTTCTGAACGATACGGCAAGAAACAGGGCAGACAGCAGCAGCAGATTAAACGCAGTGCTCTGAGGCGTACTTTCGCTTCCAGATGCAATCGCACACCCCCCCCCACTAACGCTATCAACAGTGTCTGTCGGCATTTCCATTTCCCCAGGCTCATCCATGGATTCCTCTATGGGTTCTTCCATCTCTTCCATGGGCTCTTCCATGCCGCCATATATCTTGCATCCAGTCGGCGGGGTACCCGTTTTCGGATAGATTCCAGAACCGAAAATAACGTCTGAAAAACCAGCAGGTTCCGGGGCACCTAGGAGCTTGAAAGGATTCACAACATAGACCTTCTTCCATGAATCACCTGGGGCTATTGCAGGGTCATTACCACCTACGTTGTCATCTTCAGTAGCGGGATCATTCCAGCAATAATCAACAAAGCCACCCTTCTCAGCATCTCCTTTAGCGGTGTCAACAATTAACTTTGCGACATTTCTTCCACCCGCATCAAAAGCTTGCAGAACATCGCCCTCAAGGGTTTCATCATTCCCGTGAAAAAGCAGTTCCCCCTGATCATCTCCTTCATTATCCATAACAAAAAGGTATATGGAACCCGATTCCCACTCCCCGGCTTGTGCGCCCTGTGACCTAAATACCTCGCTGAAGGGTTTTGAATAGTCGCAATATTGTCCTATGTTCGTTAGTAGATCACCTGCTACAGCAGGAGGCAAAAGAGTCAATAGCGGAATAGAGTCTTTTATCTGATCAACAGGCGCGGTCTCAAAATCAATACCAGAAGCAGTAATAAGCGAAGAAATATTCTCGGGAAACTCGCATTGCCTGAAGATAAAATCTATGTAATAGGCGTCAATCGCATCCTTTACAAATTGTTCAAGCTTTTCTTGGTCGGTACCAACATCCTCAGCGTGTATAAAACCTTCATTGTGAGTAGCGTGCGCTGAATTCGTAATACCAAGGAAAGCACCCCCCCCCACCATCACGCACAAAAAAAGACCCGCAAGTACTACGGTCTTAAAAACAGTATTTCGCATTAAAATTCTCATTATATCCTCCCTATTGCTTCGTTTAGTTAAAATCCTGAAGAACGC from Candidatus Dadabacteria bacterium harbors:
- a CDS encoding aldehyde dehydrogenase family protein: MPKTLGVLGAYDEKLIRKIPVTSKREMQKALSEARALADRPSERIPIPQRIEILERTREFVERNYDRIVADAAAEGGKPLIDTRAEITRAVNGIKVATESLSNLGGEEIPMGSNAASLNRMAFTLREPIGVVVAISAFNHPFNLAVHQVIPAVAVGCPVIIKPALNTPLSCLNLLEALYESGLPEKWARAVIVDDTLAEALATDRRVNYLTFIGSAKVGWHLRSRLAPGTRCALEHGGAAPVIVERDADIDDMLPLLAKGGFYHAGQVCVSVQRVFAQSSVVKKVARGLKKLALETKVGDPMSEETHIGPLISPKEVTRVHSWVKEALRKDGELLCGGGRIGKTCYEPTVILNPSQNCRLSREEIFGPVIAVYSYEKMDEAIELANSLPYSFQASVFTKNIDTALEAVKELKAASVLVNDHTAFRVDWMPFRGAGHSGIGTGGIPYTMREMTHEKLMVIRSSAV
- a CDS encoding TonB-dependent receptor; translation: MRKGIIAGLAALLVSGLLSPLTHAFELEKLVVLGSRFEERSVSDSPVPVDVITEEEIVATGQTEVGRIIQELIPSFNFSSSTISDGTDSLRPATLRGLGPDQVLVLVNGKRRHKSALIHVNTSVGRGTAGVDMNTIPVSAIKRIEVLRDGASAQYGSDAISGVINIVLKDGYDGKITATAGQLYEGDGETLVASINKGFSLGGESVVNATLEVRDRSKSNRAGVMGDIQYPGSECLDADGNAAPCGSLSGPRTLSANSVNDPERVFDRDRFRVGDADSTHVSFVLNMRAPVDLMDGEIYSFFDLSKRENESGGFYRRANQLDRNPAGSAYPDGFLPLINTSINDIAFGAGFEGNLTDSVEMDASYVVGGNSFSFEITDSHNASWVRCHTGEAEQCLSDADYTGSIPLSADAGELKLLQHTLNLDFTAPFTFGNLAWGGEYRREEYEIEAGERYSYEDYDGPGGRGSPGIQVFPGFKPSNELSEARDAFSAYADAEVDVGEMLLLSPAVRYENYSDFGNTFNGKLSARAGLSDSFALRGSASTGFRAPSMQQIYFNNVSTQFNLNEQTGEFDAFEVGTFRNDSDLARMIGVPELKEETSRNFSAGFVFNPLPAFTITTDFYYILIDDRIILSGRISEGNEAIPQSVRDSVGAQQGQFFMNAADTTTKGVDVVASYDHSFSDNSTLTLVFAGTVNETEITDVNLPLGLPEELFTEQDRSIIEEWQPKDRFSLSGSYSKGFASLLVAVHRYGEYTVVDGGKSQTYGAKYITDANLSLELGKVGTLKVGANNLFDVKPDKNEIGQSRGGKIYDHDGSLIVDSPGVFTYSRRSAPFGFNGGYYYLAYEYSF
- the lepA gene encoding translation elongation factor 4, which codes for METDLIRNFSIIAHVDHGKSTLADRLLEFTGTLSEREKTEQFLDNMEIERERGITIKAQAVRLKYKADDGRTYEFNLIDTPGHVDFSYEVSRSLIACEGALLVVDASQGVEAQTLAHAYLAADSGLEMIPVINKIDLPSAEPERVKKEIEDIVGISTEDAVLASAKDGTGTKEILESIVALVPPPKSPEDSRLKALIFDSWFDSYQGVVMLVRIYEGTVRLGMRIKLMATGKKYEVRKIGAFAPQAEELEQLTTGQVGFITASIKEIGEAGVGDTITDADSATENPLEGFKVIKPMVFSGLYPIDTGDYDRLKEGLEKLKLNDSSLVYEPETSLALGFGFRCGFLGLLHMEIVRERVEREFEVNLITTAPTVIYKAAYPGGREVYVDNPSELPTGDRSARLQEPYVYVSVHTPSDYLGQIFELCEKRRGIQRNLSYVTENRAIIEYELPLAEIVYDFYDNLKSVTKGYASMDYEPAGYKDSDLIKLDILVNGNIVDALSIISHKDKAYERGRGLIGKLRSLIPRQLYEVAIQAAIGSRVIARESVKAMRKDVTSKCYGGDVTRKRKLLEKQKEGKKRMKQVGRVEIPQEAFLAVLKND
- a CDS encoding thiamine pyrophosphate-binding protein is translated as MARLQGGYLVSKALYDLGVRDIFTLGGGHINPVYRACTDLGIRLVDTHHEQGAAMAADAYGRLRRVPGICLVTAGPGLTNALTGVSGSYLANSPMMLISGRSGIEENDRMSLQEIDQEAIVRPVTKWARTVYEVGRLEEYVSAAYGAAISARPGPAYLGMSYEVLYPSCDEKETSPARAPVPDTDCEPPEHKISEFFRLLSDSKRPVVIVGSGGWYSGTEQSILEFAERLGAPFFTLNMGRGILPDNHKCCFGAASPASPGGFREISANADLVILLGIRLSIYAGFGNTINPEAKTVQVDIHPEEIGRNRPADLGVVCDLDSFLAKANLYARENKGSFDFRSWMKDARSSRSRARAAFRRTVSKSKGIHPATVAKTVSDYLGGGGVIAVDGGDCQSWTDLSSEVRTPGHYLKGGPLGCMGVGVPFALGAKVAFPEKPVALVTGDGAVAMNFMEMETAVRHSIPFVVVVCNDSAWGMTKHQIEITYPDAGVTQGVDLGFVDFHEIIKAMGGYGEKIEDIKDLTPGLERAFSSGLPSVINVRTDPDAVSGATRVITEMMMRAMD
- a CDS encoding Hsp20/alpha crystallin family protein, which codes for MKYAVNLLEPANVFRNFASAFPRVFDSDAAESGRSPRVDIFDDGNNFVLSAELPGVSREDLDIDVKDNRLTIKGEKKLEDKTEKEGYLRVERSYGLFERSFFLDDNIDRENIKADYKDGILRLTLPRKQDEPSKKIEVN
- a CDS encoding cache domain-containing protein; the protein is MRILMRNTVFKTVVLAGLFLCVMVGGGAFLGITNSAHATHNEGFIHAEDVGTDQEKLEQFVKDAIDAYYIDFIFRQCEFPENISSLITASGIDFETAPVDQIKDSIPLLTLLPPAVAGDLLTNIGQYCDYSKPFSEVFRSQGAQAGEWESGSIYLFVMDNEGDDQGELLFHGNDETLEGDVLQAFDAGGRNVAKLIVDTAKGDAEKGGFVDYCWNDPATEDDNVGGNDPAIAPGDSWKKVYVVNPFKLLGAPEPAGFSDVIFGSGIYPKTGTPPTGCKIYGGMEEPMEEMEEPIEESMDEPGEMEMPTDTVDSVSGGGCAIASGSESTPQSTAFNLLLLSALFLAVSFRRRVTGKRNGVQF